The Acetivibrio cellulolyticus CD2 genome segment TGATTAGTAGTATATGAAAGTGAGGAGGATGAACATGTCAAGAGGAAGATTTGGAATACATGGCGGTCAATACATTCCAGAGACATTGATGAATGCTGTAATAGAGCTGGAAGAGGCTTATAACCGATTTAAAAATGACCCTGAATTTGTAGCAGAGTTAAATGAACTGCTGAACAATTATGCAGGGCGTCCATCATTGCTTTATTACGCAGAGAAAATGACTAAAGACTTGGGCGGTGCAAAGATTTATCTTAAAAGAGAGGACTTGAATCACACAGGTTCACACAAAATCAACAACGTATTAGGCCAGGTACTTCTTGCAAAACGTATGGGTAAAACACGCGTTATTGCGGAGACCGGTGCAGGTCAACATGGTGTTGCTACTGCTACAGCTGCAGCTCTGATGGGATTGGAATGCGAGATATTTATGGGTAAGGAAGACACTGAACGTCAGGCGTTAAATGTTTTCCGTATGGAACTTCTAGGTGCAAAAGTACATGCAGTTACAAGTGGTACTCAAACGTTGAAGGATGCAGTGAATGAGACAATGCGTGAGTGGACGCAGCGCATTACTGACACCCATTATGTGCTTGGTTCTGTAATGGGACCTCACCCGTTTCCGACAATTGTACGTGATTTCCAAAGTATAATCGGACGTGAAGTAAAACAGCAGATGTTAGTCAAGGAAGGAAGACTGCCTGATGCAGTATTGGCTTGTGTGGGTGGCGGCAGTAATGCGATGGGATTGTTTTATGATTTTATAGGAGATAAAAGCGTCCGGCTAATTGGATGTGAAGCAGCTGGACGCGGTGCTGATACCGACAAGACTGCAGCAACAATTACAACAGGTACAGTGGGTATTTTCCATGGTATGAAGTCCTATTTCTGTCAGGACGAGTACGGTCAGATTGCACCGGTTTATTCTATTTCAGCCGGACTTGATTACCCGGGTGTAGGTCCTGAACATGCCAACCTGCATGATATTGGCAGGGCTGAATATGTTCCGGTTACGGATGATGAAGCAGTGGCGGCCTTTGAATATCTTTCACGCTGTGAGGGAATTATTCCGGCAATAGAGAGTTCACATGCCGTTGCACATGCAAGAAAAATTGCACCTGCTATGGGTAAAGATCAAATTATTGTAATCTGTCTGTCAGGAAGAGGAGATAAAGACGTTGCGGCTATAGCACGTTACAGGGGGGTGCAAATATATGAATAAGCTAGAACAGGCTTTTAACCACGGCAAAGCTTTTATTCCATTTGTTACGGCAGGAGATCCGTCACTCGAAATAACTGAACAGTTGGTGCTTAAGATGGCTGAGGCTGGTGCCGATTTGATAGAAATAGGTATACCGTTTTCTGATCCGGTCGCAGAAGGACCGATAATTCAGGAGGCAGATTACCGTGCACTTGAAGCTGGAACAACCACCGATAAAATATTTGACATGATGAGAAATATACGTAAAGTATGCAATATACCAATAGCTTTTATGACCTATGTGAATCCAATCTTTACTTATGGTACTGAAAAATTCATGAAAAATTGTCAAGAGGTTGGGGTTGATGCAGTTATTGTACCGGATGTTCCATATGACGAAAGGGATGAGCTTATTCCTTTTTGCTCAAAATACAATGTTACTTTTATATCCATGATTGCGCCAACATCCAATGACCGCATACGCATGATAGCTAGTGAAGCGGAAGGTTTCCTTTACTGTGTTTCGTCTATGGGAGTGACTGGTGTGAGGAAAGATGTTGGAAGTAATGTTGGGGAAATGATAAAACTTGCAAAAGAAGTAAAAGACATACCATGTGCAATTGGTTTTGGTATATCAACACCTGAACAGGCAGCTGCAATGAGCAAAATTTATGATGGTGTAATTGTTGGAAGCGCAATTGTAAAGATTATTGCACAGTATGGAACGAATTGTATACCTCATGTGGTTGAATATGTGAAGAGTATGAAAAATGCAATCAAGTAGAGGCTCTTAAATAGATCAAGTCCTAGGTAGGATGAGATGTAGAGCAAGTAAAACGGATATCAAATGCAAGTCACCTGATGAAGGTGACTTGCTTATGGGACGGGATTCTGATGCAATAGCAAAGAACTTTAATGCAGCAACGATACCTTTAATTTAAGGTCGTTTGCTTTGAAAAATCCTAGGCGTATTTGTAGAAGGCTGCGGAATATATGGAAATATCAAGGTAGCGAAAGAGCGAAGGATTAAAGATTATATAAAAGCTGATATGGTTTGTCAGTTATTCTTGACAGCTTAGAATGATATATAATATATTATGTTATAATAAAGTGAAGTAAATTTGGGGGTGATAGTGGAATGGATGATATTCCGGAAGATATACGATGTAGTAGGGCGCTATGTAGATCATTATTAAAAGTAAAAAATCGGTTAAAAGCTAATTTTTACAGAAGGCCTTAAAATCCTGGAATATAGGGGAATTATGCCTTTTTTTATTTGTAACATTAATTAATGGAGGATGAAAAAATTTGTTTACCGAAATACTGGTTTTAATTTTGCTCATAGTGCTGAATGCGTTTTTTGCTGGATCTGAGATTGCTTTGATTTCAATAAATGATAATAAATTAAAGTTGATGGCTGAGGAAGGGAATAAGAAGGCCATTTTACTAAAAAAACTTGTAGACGAGCCAAGCAGGTTTCTTGCAACTATCCAAATAGGGATAACCCTTGCCGGTTTTTTTGCAAGTGCGTTTGCGGCAGATAAATTTTCAGGAAGACTGGTTAAGTTGATACAGCTTACAGGAGTGCCTATTCCTGAGGGCGTGCTTGATAGTGTTTCTATGATACTGATTACTATATTATTATCATATTTTTCGCTTGTTTTTGGAGAATTGGCACCTAAAAGACTAGCAATGAAGAAGGCTGAACCGATTGCTATGCTTGTTGCAACTCCC includes the following:
- the trpB gene encoding tryptophan synthase subunit beta, which gives rise to MSRGRFGIHGGQYIPETLMNAVIELEEAYNRFKNDPEFVAELNELLNNYAGRPSLLYYAEKMTKDLGGAKIYLKREDLNHTGSHKINNVLGQVLLAKRMGKTRVIAETGAGQHGVATATAAALMGLECEIFMGKEDTERQALNVFRMELLGAKVHAVTSGTQTLKDAVNETMREWTQRITDTHYVLGSVMGPHPFPTIVRDFQSIIGREVKQQMLVKEGRLPDAVLACVGGGSNAMGLFYDFIGDKSVRLIGCEAAGRGADTDKTAATITTGTVGIFHGMKSYFCQDEYGQIAPVYSISAGLDYPGVGPEHANLHDIGRAEYVPVTDDEAVAAFEYLSRCEGIIPAIESSHAVAHARKIAPAMGKDQIIVICLSGRGDKDVAAIARYRGVQIYE
- the trpA gene encoding tryptophan synthase subunit alpha, which produces MNKLEQAFNHGKAFIPFVTAGDPSLEITEQLVLKMAEAGADLIEIGIPFSDPVAEGPIIQEADYRALEAGTTTDKIFDMMRNIRKVCNIPIAFMTYVNPIFTYGTEKFMKNCQEVGVDAVIVPDVPYDERDELIPFCSKYNVTFISMIAPTSNDRIRMIASEAEGFLYCVSSMGVTGVRKDVGSNVGEMIKLAKEVKDIPCAIGFGISTPEQAAAMSKIYDGVIVGSAIVKIIAQYGTNCIPHVVEYVKSMKNAIK